One segment of Anastrepha obliqua isolate idAnaObli1 chromosome 3, idAnaObli1_1.0, whole genome shotgun sequence DNA contains the following:
- the LOC129240102 gene encoding uncharacterized protein LOC129240102 isoform X2 yields the protein MESEEITKMVDGVYKNILEKFNPGARQLISSGKGYLKALHGAASASRLFNEALAKLAMNAQQSGTSDIGAALMNVVSVYKEIQEQQMNILKAFYVDLLVPLETNLEKDTKVVQHEQKKFLQQHKVRMESYQKAVTTMKKQRKKKASPENTEKELRNLQVLEDQKKKLDAFCEQSYKNAMTQERRRYGFVLERQCSIAKHWMAYHSTGKMVIDNNLENWQEIAASREVIPAAAVYETGGGGSYSNASSGKRMERLKDGEDMHAVGSSSSSQLKKSCSVDAPYGDMRTLHESNVSYTQNSLPRAKSDFNLTTVTNSNDHTDHGQWDQRPVVKALYAYMPSGENQLPFDEGDRIALVGSKAKGWQFGENLRTQMFGWFPIAYTNAEGAGEREKYRTSERHLERSNDRYENVHYERNGGMRSYQDQYMSEVQMDPAMESDSTYRRRNNSAEESSPTRMFGDTFRNQKKYRPSAGTNPRPGPPPTLPAPVPSNSQSQSTSRILNTSQSFCGASNGVPSVVERRKQHKLQNGPQAAHSTSMSAGGSQLKPAAAAKTSLHSSNDSGFANEPPPQPEIDYSDEEQTSRVPIRRRADTNSHVSRDVTSWTLNRNFRNSVDSQIDDKSLHGLNRQSGKMRYDLIASDDEILQASSSGIKRTKSFWKFGGRSEDILAGMSLWQHRDLVAARNLEDLRTDSPQRKENGHSEHEDEPENEREHERDRDRGGENVRNNVDKNGTLTKSHSNNSTSSTEKRRNDSVTSMEAYDEDENIYGMSPVVKRENIIVQNRNSIQSNATTMRAEYTPKSRMKIMKTIEIDIENPTEGERLSTIKRGQKEYQKEYRETTGMLPQVNMKSGRANMHARVENENKSKGGMNGMPTSRNTISNSHKKHQINNVDAAAGKHASLQQMKSNGSGGHPQSRGKQQDFPQSTEDEEGDSDDNGTLKMSDVNNFFDDISHENTTGGMIMKTVKRKDILKQYYTSEDESDDVEIKSTSSDPYDCIVINDHLVRKDEKHRRQLHNSYQEHQMEFQTFRATTTSAMQQGNKKNKLTGGEQRNGGGGGSGGGGVATGAGKSKKHQEQQEREREHERERERERDRYSMNNGSTLTRNLNVNPNSAMNTPTATILPRTRLMKSSNMTSMTLERATKNKSRENGGGGGGSDKEKHHYGKTYGPWYDFWDQQDQHTLVSQKPMHNGKI from the exons AATATATTAGAGAAATTCAATCCAGGTGCGCGTCAACTCATCTCGTCGGGCAAGGGTTATCTCAAAGCCTTGCATG GTGCTGCATCTGCGTCACGCCTCTTCAATGAAGCATTAGCCAAGCTGGCAATGAATGCACAACAAAGTGGAACTAGCGATATtg GTGCGGCTCTGATGAACGTTGTCAGTGTTTACAAAGAAATTCAAGAACAACAAATGAACATT TTAAAAGCTTTCTATGTCGATTTATTGGTGCCATTGGAAACAAATTTGGAGAAAGACACAAAAGTTGTACAGCACGAACAGAAGAAATTCTTACAACAGCACAAAGTACGCATGGAAAGCTACCAAAAGGCAGTAACCACAATGAAGAAGCAACGTAAGAAAAAGGCCAGTCCTGAGAACACAGAAAAGGAGTTGAGG AATCTGCAAGTATTGGAGGATCAAAAGAAGAAGTTGGACGCCTTCTGCGAACAAAGCTACAAAAAT GCCATGACACAGGAACGCCGTCGGTACGGTTTCGTGCTCGAACGCCAATGTTCCATAGCCAAGCATTGGATGGCCTATCACAGCACTGGCAAGATGGTAATTGATAACAATTTGGAAAATTGGCAAGAAATTGCCGCTTCACGTGAAGTGATACCAGCGGCAGCAGTATATGAGACGGGCGGTGGCGGCAGCTATAGCAATGCCAGTAGTGGCAAGAGGATG GAACGACTCAAAGATGGTGAGGACATGCATGCCGTTGGCAGCTCATCGTCATCACAGCTAAAAAAATCATGCAGCGTGGACGCGCCCTACGGCGATATGCGTACCTTGCATGAGAGCAATGTGAGCTATACGCAAAATTCGCTGCCGCGCGCCAAATCTGATTTCAATCTGACGACGGTGACGAACT CTAACGATCACACCGATCACGGACAATGGGATCAACGCCCTGTGGTGAAGGCGCTCTACGCTTATATGCCTTCAGGTGAAAACCAGCTGCCCTTCGATGAGGGCGATCGCATAGCTCTGGTGGGCAGCAAGGCCAAGGGTTGGCAATTCGGTGAGAATTTACGCACTCAAATGTTCGGTTGGTTCCCGATCGCCTACACTAATGCCGAGGGCGCTGGAGAGCGTGAGAAATATCGCACGAGTGAACGCCACCTCGAACGCAGCAACGATCGTTACGAGAATGTGCATTACGAGCGCAATGGCGGTATGCGCAGCTATCAGGATCAATATATGTCAGAGGTACAAATGGATCCTGCCATGGAAAGCGATTCAACATACCGCCGACGCAATAATAGCGCCGAGGAATCATCGCCGACGCGTATGTTTGGTGACACGTTCAgaaatcaaaagaag TATCGCCCTTCAGCCGGCACCAATCCACGTCCTGGTCCACCACCTACACTTCCCGCACCAGTGCCATCGaatagtcaaagtcaaagtaccAGTCGTATATTGAATACATCGCAAAGCTTTTGCGGCGCATCGAATGGTGTACCCTCAGTGGTGGAGCGTCGCAAGCAACACAAGCTACAAAATGGCCCACAAGCCGCACAT TCCACATCGATGAGCGCTGGTGGCAGTCAATTGAAACCCGCCGCGGCCGCGAAGACTTCATTGCATAGCAGCAATGATAGTGGCTTTGCCAATGAGCCGCCGCCACAGCCCGAAATTGACTACTCAGATGAAGAGCAAACGAGTCGCGTGCCAATACG TCGTCGAGCTGACACCAATTCCCATGTCTCACGAGATGTTACCTCGTGGACATTGAATCGAAATTTTCGCAACAGCGTTGACAGTCAAATCGATGACAAGAGTCTGCATGGACTCAATCGACAAAGTGGGAAAATGCGTTATGATCTTATCGCCAGCGATGACGAAATACTACAAGCCTCAAGTAGTGGCATAAAACGTACCAAATCCTTTTGGAAATTTGGTGGACGGAGCGAGGATATATTAGCTGGAATGTCGCTTTGGCAACATCGCGATTTAGTGGCAGCAAGAAATTTAGAGGACTTGCGCACCGATAGTCCACAGCGTAAAGAGAATGGACATTCGGAACATGAGGACGAACCTGAAAATGAACGTGAACACGAGCGGGACCGGGACCGTGGAGGCGAGAATGTACGTAATAACGTCGATAAAAATGGCACGCTAACCAAGTCACATTCCAACAATTCAACTTCGTCGACGGAGAAGCGCCGCAATGATAGTGTGACCAGCATGGAAGCATATGATGAAGATGAGAATATTTATGGCATGAGTCCGGTGGTGAAGCGTGAGAATATCATTGTGCAGAATCGCAACTCGATACAATCGAATGCGACCACGATGCGTGCTGAGTACACACCCAAATCGCGCATGAAGATTATGAAAACGATCGAGATTGATATTGAAAATCCGACAGAGGGCGAGCGGCTGAGCACAATTAAACGTGGACAGAAGGAATATCAGAAAGAATATCGTGAAACAACTGGCATGTTGCCACAGGTGAATATGAAAAGTGGGCGCGCCAATATGCATGCACGTGTGGAAAACGAGAACAAGAGCAAGGGTGGCATGAATGGTATGCCGACGTCGCGCAATACAATAAGCAACAGCCACAAGAAACATCAGATCAATAATGTTGATGCAGCAGCTGGCAAGCATGCGAGCCTGCAACAGATGAAATCGAATGGCAGTGGCGGACACCCACAGTCGCGTGGCAAGCAACAAGACTTTCCCCAGTCGACAGAGGATGAGGAAGGTGACAGCGATGACAATGGCACACTCAAGATGAGTGATGTGAATAATTTCTTTGACGACATTTCGCACGAGAATACCACCGGCGGCATGATTATGAAGACAGTAAAGCGCAAGGATATATTGAAGCAGTACTACACCAGCGAAGATGAGTCCGATGACGTCGAGATCAAATCAACTAGTTCTGATCCTTATGATTGCATAGTGATCAATGATCATTTAGTGCGCAAGGACGAGAAACATCGTCGCCAATTGCACAACTCCTATCAGGAGCATCAAATGGAATTTCAAACATTTCGCGCCACAACCACATCAGCTATGCAACAAGGCAACAAAAAGAATAAGCTAACAGGTGGCGAGCAACGCaatggcggtggtggtggtagcGGAGGCGGTGGAGTAGCTACGGGTGCTGGTAAGTCGAAGAAACATCAGGAGCAACAAGAACGTGAACGTGAGCATGAACGAGAGCGTGAGCGTGAGCGTGATCGCTATAGCATGAATAATGGCTCAACGCTGACAAGGAACTTGAACGTAAATCCAAATTCCGCCATGAACACGCCCACAGCAACGATCCTGCCGCGAACGCGCCTCATGAAATCGAGCAACATGACAAGTATGACTTTAGAGCGCGCGACGAAAAATAAATCACGCGAAAATGGTGGCGGTGGGGGTGGTAGTGACAAAGAGAAACATCATTATGGCAAGACATATGGTCCGTGGTATGATTTTTGGGATCAACAGGATCAGCATACACTCGTGAGCCAAAAGCCAATGCATAATGGGAAAATATGA
- the LOC129240102 gene encoding uncharacterized protein LOC129240102 isoform X1, which yields MESEEITKMVDGVYKNILEKFNPGARQLISSGKGYLKALHGAASASRLFNEALAKLAMNAQQSGTSDIGAALMNVVSVYKEIQEQQMNILKAFYVDLLVPLETNLEKDTKVVQHEQKKFLQQHKVRMESYQKAVTTMKKQRKKKASPENTEKELRNLQVLEDQKKKLDAFCEQSYKNAMTQERRRYGFVLERQCSIAKHWMAYHSTGKMVIDNNLENWQEIAASREVIPAAAVYETGGGGSYSNASSGKRMERLKDGEDMHAVGSSSSSQLKKSCSVDAPYGDMRTLHESNVSYTQNSLPRAKSDFNLTTVTNSNDHTDHGQWDQRPVVKALYAYMPSGENQLPFDEGDRIALVGSKAKGWQFGENLRTQMFGWFPIAYTNAEGAGEREKYRTSERHLERSNDRYENVHYERNGGMRSYQDQYMSEVQMDPAMESDSTYRRRNNSAEESSPTRMFGDTFRNQKKYRPSAGTNPRPGPPPTLPAPVPSNSQSQSTSRILNTSQSFCGASNGVPSVVERRKQHKLQNGPQAAHNRSILSAKQQSTSMSAGGSQLKPAAAAKTSLHSSNDSGFANEPPPQPEIDYSDEEQTSRVPIRRRADTNSHVSRDVTSWTLNRNFRNSVDSQIDDKSLHGLNRQSGKMRYDLIASDDEILQASSSGIKRTKSFWKFGGRSEDILAGMSLWQHRDLVAARNLEDLRTDSPQRKENGHSEHEDEPENEREHERDRDRGGENVRNNVDKNGTLTKSHSNNSTSSTEKRRNDSVTSMEAYDEDENIYGMSPVVKRENIIVQNRNSIQSNATTMRAEYTPKSRMKIMKTIEIDIENPTEGERLSTIKRGQKEYQKEYRETTGMLPQVNMKSGRANMHARVENENKSKGGMNGMPTSRNTISNSHKKHQINNVDAAAGKHASLQQMKSNGSGGHPQSRGKQQDFPQSTEDEEGDSDDNGTLKMSDVNNFFDDISHENTTGGMIMKTVKRKDILKQYYTSEDESDDVEIKSTSSDPYDCIVINDHLVRKDEKHRRQLHNSYQEHQMEFQTFRATTTSAMQQGNKKNKLTGGEQRNGGGGGSGGGGVATGAGKSKKHQEQQEREREHERERERERDRYSMNNGSTLTRNLNVNPNSAMNTPTATILPRTRLMKSSNMTSMTLERATKNKSRENGGGGGGSDKEKHHYGKTYGPWYDFWDQQDQHTLVSQKPMHNGKI from the exons AATATATTAGAGAAATTCAATCCAGGTGCGCGTCAACTCATCTCGTCGGGCAAGGGTTATCTCAAAGCCTTGCATG GTGCTGCATCTGCGTCACGCCTCTTCAATGAAGCATTAGCCAAGCTGGCAATGAATGCACAACAAAGTGGAACTAGCGATATtg GTGCGGCTCTGATGAACGTTGTCAGTGTTTACAAAGAAATTCAAGAACAACAAATGAACATT TTAAAAGCTTTCTATGTCGATTTATTGGTGCCATTGGAAACAAATTTGGAGAAAGACACAAAAGTTGTACAGCACGAACAGAAGAAATTCTTACAACAGCACAAAGTACGCATGGAAAGCTACCAAAAGGCAGTAACCACAATGAAGAAGCAACGTAAGAAAAAGGCCAGTCCTGAGAACACAGAAAAGGAGTTGAGG AATCTGCAAGTATTGGAGGATCAAAAGAAGAAGTTGGACGCCTTCTGCGAACAAAGCTACAAAAAT GCCATGACACAGGAACGCCGTCGGTACGGTTTCGTGCTCGAACGCCAATGTTCCATAGCCAAGCATTGGATGGCCTATCACAGCACTGGCAAGATGGTAATTGATAACAATTTGGAAAATTGGCAAGAAATTGCCGCTTCACGTGAAGTGATACCAGCGGCAGCAGTATATGAGACGGGCGGTGGCGGCAGCTATAGCAATGCCAGTAGTGGCAAGAGGATG GAACGACTCAAAGATGGTGAGGACATGCATGCCGTTGGCAGCTCATCGTCATCACAGCTAAAAAAATCATGCAGCGTGGACGCGCCCTACGGCGATATGCGTACCTTGCATGAGAGCAATGTGAGCTATACGCAAAATTCGCTGCCGCGCGCCAAATCTGATTTCAATCTGACGACGGTGACGAACT CTAACGATCACACCGATCACGGACAATGGGATCAACGCCCTGTGGTGAAGGCGCTCTACGCTTATATGCCTTCAGGTGAAAACCAGCTGCCCTTCGATGAGGGCGATCGCATAGCTCTGGTGGGCAGCAAGGCCAAGGGTTGGCAATTCGGTGAGAATTTACGCACTCAAATGTTCGGTTGGTTCCCGATCGCCTACACTAATGCCGAGGGCGCTGGAGAGCGTGAGAAATATCGCACGAGTGAACGCCACCTCGAACGCAGCAACGATCGTTACGAGAATGTGCATTACGAGCGCAATGGCGGTATGCGCAGCTATCAGGATCAATATATGTCAGAGGTACAAATGGATCCTGCCATGGAAAGCGATTCAACATACCGCCGACGCAATAATAGCGCCGAGGAATCATCGCCGACGCGTATGTTTGGTGACACGTTCAgaaatcaaaagaag TATCGCCCTTCAGCCGGCACCAATCCACGTCCTGGTCCACCACCTACACTTCCCGCACCAGTGCCATCGaatagtcaaagtcaaagtaccAGTCGTATATTGAATACATCGCAAAGCTTTTGCGGCGCATCGAATGGTGTACCCTCAGTGGTGGAGCGTCGCAAGCAACACAAGCTACAAAATGGCCCACAAGCCGCACAT AATCGTTCCATTCTCTCCGCCAAACAACAGTCCACATCGATGAGCGCTGGTGGCAGTCAATTGAAACCCGCCGCGGCCGCGAAGACTTCATTGCATAGCAGCAATGATAGTGGCTTTGCCAATGAGCCGCCGCCACAGCCCGAAATTGACTACTCAGATGAAGAGCAAACGAGTCGCGTGCCAATACG TCGTCGAGCTGACACCAATTCCCATGTCTCACGAGATGTTACCTCGTGGACATTGAATCGAAATTTTCGCAACAGCGTTGACAGTCAAATCGATGACAAGAGTCTGCATGGACTCAATCGACAAAGTGGGAAAATGCGTTATGATCTTATCGCCAGCGATGACGAAATACTACAAGCCTCAAGTAGTGGCATAAAACGTACCAAATCCTTTTGGAAATTTGGTGGACGGAGCGAGGATATATTAGCTGGAATGTCGCTTTGGCAACATCGCGATTTAGTGGCAGCAAGAAATTTAGAGGACTTGCGCACCGATAGTCCACAGCGTAAAGAGAATGGACATTCGGAACATGAGGACGAACCTGAAAATGAACGTGAACACGAGCGGGACCGGGACCGTGGAGGCGAGAATGTACGTAATAACGTCGATAAAAATGGCACGCTAACCAAGTCACATTCCAACAATTCAACTTCGTCGACGGAGAAGCGCCGCAATGATAGTGTGACCAGCATGGAAGCATATGATGAAGATGAGAATATTTATGGCATGAGTCCGGTGGTGAAGCGTGAGAATATCATTGTGCAGAATCGCAACTCGATACAATCGAATGCGACCACGATGCGTGCTGAGTACACACCCAAATCGCGCATGAAGATTATGAAAACGATCGAGATTGATATTGAAAATCCGACAGAGGGCGAGCGGCTGAGCACAATTAAACGTGGACAGAAGGAATATCAGAAAGAATATCGTGAAACAACTGGCATGTTGCCACAGGTGAATATGAAAAGTGGGCGCGCCAATATGCATGCACGTGTGGAAAACGAGAACAAGAGCAAGGGTGGCATGAATGGTATGCCGACGTCGCGCAATACAATAAGCAACAGCCACAAGAAACATCAGATCAATAATGTTGATGCAGCAGCTGGCAAGCATGCGAGCCTGCAACAGATGAAATCGAATGGCAGTGGCGGACACCCACAGTCGCGTGGCAAGCAACAAGACTTTCCCCAGTCGACAGAGGATGAGGAAGGTGACAGCGATGACAATGGCACACTCAAGATGAGTGATGTGAATAATTTCTTTGACGACATTTCGCACGAGAATACCACCGGCGGCATGATTATGAAGACAGTAAAGCGCAAGGATATATTGAAGCAGTACTACACCAGCGAAGATGAGTCCGATGACGTCGAGATCAAATCAACTAGTTCTGATCCTTATGATTGCATAGTGATCAATGATCATTTAGTGCGCAAGGACGAGAAACATCGTCGCCAATTGCACAACTCCTATCAGGAGCATCAAATGGAATTTCAAACATTTCGCGCCACAACCACATCAGCTATGCAACAAGGCAACAAAAAGAATAAGCTAACAGGTGGCGAGCAACGCaatggcggtggtggtggtagcGGAGGCGGTGGAGTAGCTACGGGTGCTGGTAAGTCGAAGAAACATCAGGAGCAACAAGAACGTGAACGTGAGCATGAACGAGAGCGTGAGCGTGAGCGTGATCGCTATAGCATGAATAATGGCTCAACGCTGACAAGGAACTTGAACGTAAATCCAAATTCCGCCATGAACACGCCCACAGCAACGATCCTGCCGCGAACGCGCCTCATGAAATCGAGCAACATGACAAGTATGACTTTAGAGCGCGCGACGAAAAATAAATCACGCGAAAATGGTGGCGGTGGGGGTGGTAGTGACAAAGAGAAACATCATTATGGCAAGACATATGGTCCGTGGTATGATTTTTGGGATCAACAGGATCAGCATACACTCGTGAGCCAAAAGCCAATGCATAATGGGAAAATATGA